Proteins from one Cryptomeria japonica chromosome 4, Sugi_1.0, whole genome shotgun sequence genomic window:
- the LOC131053586 gene encoding RING-H2 finger protein ATL65: protein MTRALYYALHFDMSSAPQKSHDWDASGSPVLYEFGWGAAPPPVVGFEPGPKNRVATLSPALIAMIAVLGSALLIVSYYKFVYKYCKSCPRRRGFESPELDDGGMLFQDPEAWQIFNGSYGLDEAVIKSIPLFIFRKGGDEDKFWDGGLECSVCLLEFKEREALRVLPKCSHAFHVNCIDVWLRSHANCPLCRANIVVNWNNNSSHVGSCPFVPAMAARVRPNLEYGIAGVVHDSFRSEEQNNNAISRNSDGQRNATRGGFTDVQSTTDHEARPEETFEDLGAENFAFSKLEDLGAENLAFSTFSKLEDLGAENLAFSTFSKLEDLGAENLAFSKPVLTRSYSFGCSGNEHYSGNAEASFESLLMTETSASASSPWKRAFKKFNSKGSGLFSLRSPFFHRTRGGSASASASASASASASASASASIFSSMIMSPARDYSHRRYRRDFRHGGGSISRIRGGSLSPPILRVHQQSGRAQSMTSPLFVKRSSFSVFTPSRLRSGDPEALLSPDRFSNQP, encoded by the coding sequence ATGACTCGGGCACTGTATTATGCTCTGCATTTTGATATGAGTTCAGCTCCACAGAAATCCCATGACTGGGATGCGTCTGGCTCACCTGTGTTATATGAGTTCGGATGGGGAGCAGCTCCTCCTCCAGTAGTGGGATTCGAACCAGGACCAAAAAACAGAGTCGCCACCTTAAGCCCAGCCCTTATAGCCATGATTGCAGTTCTAGGCAGTGCTCTGCTAATAGTAAGCTACTACAAATTCGTCTACAAGTACTGCAAATCATGTCCAAGGCGTCGTGGGTTCGAATCCCCGGAGCTGGATGATGGAGGAATGCTGTTTCAGGACCCAGAGGCCTGGCAAATCTTCAATGGCAGTTATGGTCTGGATGAAGCTGTGATAAAGTCCATTCCCCTGTTCATTTTCAGAAAGGGGGGAGATGAAGACAAGTTTTGGGATGGTGGTCTTGAATGCTCTGTTTGTTTGTTGGAGTTCAAAGAGAGAGAAGCTCTGAGAGTTCTTCCCAAATGCAGCCATGCTTTTCATGTTAACTGTATTGATGTCTGGCTGCGGTCCCATGCAAATTGTCCGCTTTGCAGAGCAAACATAGTAGTGAATTGGAATAACAACAGTAGTCATGTTGGAAGTTGCCCTTTTGTTCCTGCCATGGCGGCCAGAGTACGTCCCAATCTGGAGTATGGCATTGCCGGTGTCGTACATGACAGCTTCAGATCTGAGGAGCAAAACAACAATGCTATCAGTAGGAATAGTGATGGGCAGAGGAATGCGACACGGGGGGGATTCACTGATGTGCAATCCACCACAGATCACGAAGCTCGTCCTGAGGAAACTTTTGAGGATTTGGGTGCTGAAAATTTTGCTTTTAGTAAGCTTGAGGATTTGGGTGCTGAAAATCTTGCTTTCAGTACTTTTAGTAAGCTTGAGGATTTGGGGGCTGAAAATCTTGCTTTTAGTACTTTTAGTAAGCTTGAGGATTTGGGTGCTGAAAATCTTGCTTTCAGTAAGCCTGTTTTGACAAGATCTTATTCATTTGGGTGCTCTGGTAATGAGCATTACAGTGGGAATGCAGAGGCTTCTTTTGAGTCCTTATTGATGACAGAAACCTCTGCTTCTGCTTCTTCACCATGGAAGAGGGCATTCAAGAAATTTAATTCAAAGGGAAGTGGGCTTTTCTCCTTAAGGTCTCCTTTTTTTCACAGAACCAGAGGAggctctgcctctgcctctgcctctgcctctgcctctgcctctgcttCTGCTTCTGCCTCTGCTTCCATTTTTTCTTCAATGATCATGTCCCCTGCAAGAGATTACAGTCACAGGCGTTATAGGAGGGATTTCAGGCATGGAGGAGGAAGCATAAGTAGAATTAGAGGCGGCAGCTTGAGCCCTCCAATTTTGAGAGTTCATCAACAGTCAGGCAGAGCACAGTCCATGACCAGTCCCTTGTTTGTTAAAAGATCAAGTTTTTCTGTGTTCACACCAAGCAGACTGAGATCAGGAGATCCAGAGGCCCTGCTATCACCTGATAGATTCAGCAATCAGCCTTAA